The DNA segment GTCTCTTGAGTGGCATTAACGATGGTATCGGCAAGACCGCCGACATTGCGTACCACCGGGATGGTGCCATAGTGCAGGCTGTAGAGTTGATTGAGTCCACAGGGTTCAAATTTTGAAGGCATCAGATAAATATCGGCAGCGGCCTCGATCCTGTGAGAAAGAGCCTCATCGTAGCCGATGATAACCTTTAGTTTATCGGGATGTTGTTCTGCCCATTGTGTTAATTGTGACTCGTAGGTTTTATCGCCACTACCGAGTATGACGATCTGTAACGGCCACTGTAGTAACGTTGACAGACTATCCAGAATGACATCGACACCCTTTTGTTCAACCAGACGACTGATCATACCCAACATCGGCACATCGGCGTCAACGGGAAGTCCTAGTTCAGCCTGTAGTGAAGTCTTGTTCTGGCTCTTGTGAGCGAGTGTCCGGTAATTGTAGTTATGCTCCAGATAAGGATCAGTGCCCGGATTCCAGATTTTGGTCTCGATACCATTGATGATGCCTGAGACTCGATCTTGTCGATGTTTGAGGAGACCATCCAGCCCGTAACCAAATTCAGGTTGCTGGATCTCAATAGCATAACCTGGACTAACGGTGTTAATGCGATCAGCATAGATGAGCCCACCCTTAATAAAAGATAACTGCTTGTGAAACTCCAGCCCATTCATGCCCCATAATGTATCGGGTAGACCCAGGTCAATAAACGCCTGGTAATTGAATAGCCCCTGATAGGCTAGATTATGAATAGTAAAAACACTACCGGGACGCTGTTCATGCTGACTAAGAAGAGCGGGTATCAGTGCGGATTGCCAGTCATTGCAATGCACCACATCCGGTTGCCAAGCAGGGTGACCTTTACCGAGGGCAAGCTGTACCGCAACCTGTGAGAACAAGGCGAAACGAAAGGCGTTATCTGACCATGGATTACCATCCGTATCCACATAGGGGTTGCCAGGCCGGTCAAAGGCAGCAGGGCAGTCAACCAACCAGACAGTGACACGGCTACCGGGTAGACGTGTCTCTAGAACTCTTACCTGATGACCATAATGTTCCTGTTCATCAATAAGTTTCACCTTACCCGCTTGCTGTTGAACCTGGGGATAATAAGGGAGTAACAGGCGTACATCTTGTTTAAGCAGTTGTAGTGCACGCGGTAGACTGCCAGATACATCGGCGAGACCGCCGGTCTTGATTAATGGGTAGGCCTCACTGGTAATATATAAAATCTTATTCATTTTTTCTCTTGATAATAATGCCTGATAGTGGAGGAAGGGTTAGGGTAATAGACCAGGGGTGCCCCATGCTGGCGGTGTGTTCTGCAACTATATTACCATTGTAGCCATGCTGACTGCCGTTGTAGACCTCGGCATCAGAATTAAAGATCTCATGGTAGTTCCCGGAATCGGATACACCGATACGATAGTGATTTCTAGGAATAGGGGTAAAGTTTAATACGGTAATAATGGTTTCATTATCGGTTTTTCTTTCATAGGATAATATGGAATGCTGGCTGTCATCACAATTAAGCCATGAAAAACCTTTTTCCTCAAAGTCATGGCGATGCAATGCAGCCTCTTTTTTGTATAAATGGTTGAGGTCGCTGAGTAGTTGTTTAACGCCGTTATGACCAGGGTATTGCAGGGTATACCAGTCTAGTGCCTGCTCATGGTTCCATTCATTGCCCTGAGCGAATTCACAGCCCATGAATAACAATTTCTTACCCGGGTAGGTAAACATGTAGGTATAAAGCAGCCTCAGATTAGCAAAGCGTTGCCATTCATCCCCCGGCATTTTGTTTATCATGGAACCCTTGCCGTGTACGACTTCATCATGAGAAAAGGGCAATACAAAGTTCTCGGTAAACAGGTAGAGCAAACCAAAGGTGAGTTGTTGATGGTGGTGCGTTCGATGCACCGGGTCTTTGGCAAAGTAGTTCAGAGTATCGTGCATCCAGCCCATATTCCATTTCATGGAAAAGCCCAGTCCACCGCTATCGGTTGGGTTGGTGACCTGTGGCCAGGCAGTCGATTCCTCAGCAATAATCATCGTGCCCGGATGGCGCTGATGGGTGAGTGCATTGAGTTCCCGCATAAAGGCGACCGCTTCAATGTTTTCATTGCCACCATGAATGTTGGGTATCCAGTCATTCGCTTCCCGTGAGTAATCTAGATAGAGCATGGAGGCGACAGCATCGACCCGTAGACCATCTAAGTGCATCTCCTCAAGCCAGAACAAGGCGCTGGCAATGAGGAAGTTTTTAACCTCATTACGGTTGTAGTTATAGATCAGAGTGCCCCAATCACGGTGTTCCCCACGTCGAGGGTCTTCATGTTCATAGAGGGCGCTACCATCAAAACGGGCAAGACCATGTGCATCCTTGGGGAAGTGGGCGGGCACCCAATCAAGCAAGACCCCGATATGGTGTTGATGGCAATAATCAATAAAGTAGCGAAAGTCATCAACCGAGCCATGGCGACTGGTGGGGGCGTAATACCCTGTGGTCTGATAGCCCCAGGAGGCATCCAAGGGATGTTCGGTAATGGGAAGCAGCTCAATATGGGTGAAGCCAGTCTGCTGCATATGTGCCACCAGACGATGCGCCAGTTCTCGATAATTGAGGAAATCGCCTTGTTCATCCCGTTGCCATGAACCGAGGTGAACCTCGTAGATCGACATGGGTTGATGGAGCCAGTCATGTTGTGCGCGTGCCTGGATCCATTCCTGATCAGACCACTGGTAAGTCGATTGATGACAGATGATGGAGGCCGTTTCAGGTCGTAATTCAAATTGTCGACCATAAGGATCAATCTTGCGCATGACCTCGCCCGATTGACGATTGCGTATCTCAAACTTATACAATGCCCCGGCGCATAGCTCC comes from the Gammaproteobacteria bacterium genome and includes:
- the glgA gene encoding glycogen synthase GlgA; translation: MNKILYITSEAYPLIKTGGLADVSGSLPRALQLLKQDVRLLLPYYPQVQQQAGKVKLIDEQEHYGHQVRVLETRLPGSRVTVWLVDCPAAFDRPGNPYVDTDGNPWSDNAFRFALFSQVAVQLALGKGHPAWQPDVVHCNDWQSALIPALLSQHEQRPGSVFTIHNLAYQGLFNYQAFIDLGLPDTLWGMNGLEFHKQLSFIKGGLIYADRINTVSPGYAIEIQQPEFGYGLDGLLKHRQDRVSGIINGIETKIWNPGTDPYLEHNYNYRTLAHKSQNKTSLQAELGLPVDADVPMLGMISRLVEQKGVDVILDSLSTLLQWPLQIVILGSGDKTYESQLTQWAEQHPDKLKVIIGYDEALSHRIEAAADIYLMPSKFEPCGLNQLYSLHYGTIPVVRNVGGLADTIVNATQETLADNTANGFYVKDNTPQALLETLEKALTIYHKKDESWHRLQHTAMQHDYSWKTSAEKYIQLYQQAMLDKSRGQSS
- the glgB gene encoding 1,4-alpha-glucan branching protein GlgB codes for the protein MTTFIKNKSDDLKKIAAARHHDPFSLLGLHRHAGQASVCIYAPDGEHLTLGSGTLPMARIPNSDFFFWHGDDQAISDHYQVTMIDKQGLTREFHDPYCFPAQISDNDIYLFAEGKHWYVYNTLGANAHSVAGIEGTLFATWAPNAERVSVIGDFNRWDGRNHPMRCRGSSGVWEIFIPELCAGALYKFEIRNRQSGEVMRKIDPYGRQFELRPETASIICHQSTYQWSDQEWIQARAQHDWLHQPMSIYEVHLGSWQRDEQGDFLNYRELAHRLVAHMQQTGFTHIELLPITEHPLDASWGYQTTGYYAPTSRHGSVDDFRYFIDYCHQHHIGVLLDWVPAHFPKDAHGLARFDGSALYEHEDPRRGEHRDWGTLIYNYNRNEVKNFLIASALFWLEEMHLDGLRVDAVASMLYLDYSREANDWIPNIHGGNENIEAVAFMRELNALTHQRHPGTMIIAEESTAWPQVTNPTDSGGLGFSMKWNMGWMHDTLNYFAKDPVHRTHHHQQLTFGLLYLFTENFVLPFSHDEVVHGKGSMINKMPGDEWQRFANLRLLYTYMFTYPGKKLLFMGCEFAQGNEWNHEQALDWYTLQYPGHNGVKQLLSDLNHLYKKEAALHRHDFEEKGFSWLNCDDSQHSILSYERKTDNETIITVLNFTPIPRNHYRIGVSDSGNYHEIFNSDAEVYNGSQHGYNGNIVAEHTASMGHPWSITLTLPPLSGIIIKRKNE